In one window of Henckelia pumila isolate YLH828 chromosome 1, ASM3356847v2, whole genome shotgun sequence DNA:
- the LOC140875689 gene encoding probable membrane-associated kinase regulator 1, with protein MGRRHFGAKSHTLPSSPTHSFSSSSSSDFEFTISLSPHKSAAALCPADELFYKGQILPLHLSPRLSMVRTLLLSSPSSSDTTTTASRDSTASHSSDSSSTDLLHHHDCDSSRPSSVADDEFKRLCTTTTTSNLNSFNFHARKSSKYFSLSKFSSVFRKEHKNPTPALSGATAVKRVSSSAKDVIRKYLKKVKPLYEKLSQKQKMSPPQPSKLKKPTNPTLCMMRDKDQEPKTRLKYPPENTSFSGNLVYPRRRSSISSCPSSIGSSPSHGRNGFGFSKTGRSDASSMEELQSAIQSAIAHCKNSMLQHKNTITI; from the coding sequence TCATCTTCCTCCTCCGATTTCGAGTTCACAATATCACTCTCTCCGCACAAGTCCGCCGCCGCCCTCTGCCCCGCCGACGAGCTCTTTTACAAAGGACAGATCCTCCCCTTACACCTCTCCCCCCGCCTCTCCATGGTCCGAACCCTCCTCCTCTCCTCCCCTTCCTCCTCCGACACCACCACCACCGCCTCCCGTGACTCCACGGCCTCCCACTCCTCCGACTCCTCCTCCACCGACCTCCTCCACCACCACGACTGCGACTCCTCCCGTCCCAGCTCCGTCGCCGACGACGAATTCAAACGACTCtgcaccaccaccaccacctccAATCTCAATTCATTCAACTTCCACGCAAGAAAATCGTCGAAATACTTCTCCCTCTCGAAGTTCTCATCCGTCTTCCGCAAGGAACACAAGAACCCGACTCCGGCGTTGTCCGGCGCCACCGCCGTGAAGCGAGTGAGTTCAAGCGCCAAAGATGTCATACGCAAATACTTGAAAAAGGTGAAGCCTTTATACGAAAAGCTCTCCCAGAAACAGAAAATGTCTCCTCCGCAGCCGTCGAAACTCAAGAAACCCACGAATCCAACCCTCTGCATGATGAGAGATAAAGATCAAGAACCCAAAACACGTCTAAAATATCCGCCGGAGAACACTTCATTTTCAGGAAACTTGGTGTATCCCAGAAGAAGAAGTTCCATTTCCAGCTGCCCATCATCGATCGGATCATCGCCTAGCCACGGCAGAAACGGGTTCGGGTTCTCGAAAACGGGTCGTTCGGATGCTTCGTCAATGGAGGAACTGCAGAGTGCGATTCAGAGCGCAATCGCGCATTGCAAAAACTCCATGCTTCAGCATAAGAACACGATCACAATTTGA